A genomic segment from Nodularia sphaerocarpa UHCC 0038 encodes:
- a CDS encoding glycosyltransferase family 2 protein, translating to MALVYIIIPVHNRKAITLKCLENLQNLGILEKYKIIVVDDGSQDGTSTAINELYPHIIILPGDGSLWWTGAIKLGMEYAYEHGADYFIWLNDDTFPLSGTIEGLIQACQSKSCLKIVSAQCYATNELILPTYGAHRTVGANKINLISAYTTTDEIVVGDAVSGNLVCLPRSVIQDIGYPPAHQCPQYGDLIYTWKAKQWGYNIQAYGAYKAICAPNEQQLKSWLVGEDSIWSIWRSFYSPKSYFYFKFYWYCCMTFYGWLGIFVFIRPYWQLCRNAILRWLFPKSFLIYLRNRRDEFKGGKEITGNIQ from the coding sequence ATGGCTTTAGTTTATATTATAATTCCAGTACATAACCGCAAAGCTATCACCCTTAAATGTCTAGAAAATCTGCAAAATTTAGGCATTCTTGAAAAATACAAAATTATAGTTGTTGATGACGGTTCTCAGGATGGAACTTCAACAGCTATTAATGAACTATATCCACATATAATTATTTTGCCAGGTGATGGTAGTCTTTGGTGGACAGGGGCAATTAAATTAGGTATGGAATATGCTTATGAGCATGGTGCAGATTATTTTATTTGGCTCAATGATGATACTTTTCCGTTATCAGGCACAATTGAAGGGCTGATTCAAGCTTGTCAGTCAAAGTCTTGTTTGAAGATTGTTTCCGCCCAATGTTACGCCACTAATGAGTTAATCTTACCTACTTATGGCGCTCATAGAACAGTAGGTGCAAATAAAATAAATTTAATTTCAGCTTACACAACTACAGATGAAATTGTGGTGGGGGATGCTGTATCAGGTAATTTGGTTTGCTTACCTCGCTCTGTGATTCAAGATATAGGTTATCCACCCGCTCATCAATGTCCTCAATATGGTGATCTAATCTATACTTGGAAGGCGAAACAATGGGGATATAATATCCAAGCTTATGGAGCTTATAAAGCCATCTGTGCGCCCAACGAACAACAATTAAAATCTTGGTTAGTGGGAGAAGATTCGATTTGGTCAATTTGGCGGAGTTTTTATTCCCCCAAGTCTTATTTTTATTTTAAGTTTTACTGGTATTGCTGCATGACCTTTTATGGGTGGCTAGGTATATTCGTTTTTATTCGCCCCTATTGGCAATTGTGCCGGAATGCGATTCTCCGTTGGTTGTTTCCTAAATCATTTTTAATCTATTTGCGAAATAGGCGTGATGAATTTAAGGGAGGAAAAGAGATAACAGGGAATATTCAGTAA
- a CDS encoding glycosyltransferase: MKSGTFTLIKQQLSSFHLWIPNLFEFKGGIQTYSAFFLQAMQNLYPDAEYDLFIKHDKKPFADFSSLATTKFHCSGTIPLPLRTPTFAAQLLGRGILQRPDLVISTHLNFTPVAHQLQRLLGIPYWTVAHGVDAWNINNPTLQRALHDCDRILAVSEYTGDRLLREQNLDPQKISILHNTFDADQFQPAPKPTYLLHRHQLKPEQPIILTVARLSASEQYKGYDQIIRAMPKIRSMIPDVHYMIVGKGDDKSRIEQLITELKLENCVTLAGFVPDAELCDYYNLCNLFAMPSKGEGFGIVYLEALACGKPVLGGNQDAAIDALCHGKLGALVNPDHVEEIAQTIIQILQGTYPHSLMYQPLALRQETIKTFGFEPFQKTLAGYLQNYQNRI; encoded by the coding sequence ATGAAAAGTGGAACTTTTACCTTGATTAAACAACAGTTATCATCTTTCCATCTATGGATACCTAACCTGTTTGAATTCAAAGGTGGAATCCAAACATACTCGGCTTTTTTCCTCCAAGCCATGCAAAATCTTTACCCTGATGCTGAGTATGATTTATTTATTAAGCATGACAAAAAACCTTTTGCAGATTTTAGCAGTTTAGCCACAACTAAATTTCACTGTAGTGGAACTATACCATTACCCCTGAGAACTCCTACCTTTGCGGCTCAACTTTTAGGAAGAGGAATATTACAACGTCCTGATTTAGTCATTTCCACGCACCTAAATTTTACCCCTGTAGCTCATCAACTACAGCGACTTTTGGGTATTCCCTATTGGACGGTGGCTCATGGTGTAGATGCTTGGAACATTAACAACCCTACATTACAACGCGCCCTACATGATTGCGATCGCATTTTAGCAGTGAGTGAGTATACAGGCGATCGCCTTCTAAGAGAACAAAACCTTGACCCCCAAAAAATATCCATACTTCATAACACATTTGACGCTGATCAATTTCAACCAGCACCTAAACCCACTTACTTATTACACCGACATCAACTCAAACCAGAACAACCGATAATCTTAACAGTAGCTAGATTATCAGCCTCAGAACAGTATAAAGGTTATGACCAAATTATCCGAGCCATGCCCAAAATTCGCTCGATGATTCCCGATGTTCATTATATGATTGTGGGTAAAGGTGATGATAAATCCAGAATTGAGCAGTTAATTACCGAATTGAAATTAGAAAACTGCGTCACCTTAGCTGGGTTTGTTCCCGACGCTGAACTTTGTGATTATTACAATCTGTGTAATCTTTTCGCTATGCCTAGTAAAGGCGAAGGTTTTGGTATAGTCTACTTAGAAGCTTTAGCCTGTGGTAAACCCGTACTAGGAGGTAATCAAGACGCTGCAATTGATGCTTTGTGTCATGGTAAATTGGGCGCACTGGTTAACCCTGATCATGTAGAAGAAATTGCTCAGACTATAATTCAAATTCTCCAGGGGACATATCCTCATTCATTAATGTATCAACCCTTAGCTTTACGCCAAGAGACTATTAAAACTTTTGGTTTTGAGCCGTTTCAGAAAACTTTGGCTGGATATTTGCAAAATTATCAGAATCGGATTTGA
- the asnB gene encoding asparagine synthase (glutamine-hydrolyzing) yields the protein MCGIAGILSITPDHENLETKIHRMQTALQHRGPDDAGIYISTDKQTALAHTRLSIIDLTSAGHQPMSTTDNRYYITFNGEIYNFPQLRQNLIAQGENFQSQTDTEVILKLYQNFGVNCVHHLRGMFAFAIWDDVEKTCFLARDPLGIKPLYYYQSGNSLVFASELRTVLASGLPGVNLSPEGLYGYLTTGSVPEPHTLIADIHCLAAGNWLYWQNGKTSKKQYWEINLTPENISPLEAQEIVHTALIDSIKHHFISDVPVGIFLSGGIDSTTVLALASQTQQSQLSTYSIAFAESQWNEGELAQKIANHFGANHTEYQVTASFAKNILPDFLTAIDQPSIDGFNTFCVSKVAHENGMKVVLSGLGGDEIFGGYQSFQKVPQMVAWGNKLHTLSFLSMGLGAGLAHWGNSPKMKRLGDFLSHTPSFDAAYRSFRGIFSHTEACQIVKELTGENFIDSKNNILQIPPVDNKYPTPEDTVSYLELSGYMRNQLLRDSDVMSMSWGLELRVPLVDQSLIEAVSPIPSHIRLATGKKLLVDAVAELPDWVVNRPKKGFSFPFESWMDNEFGDFFQNVEQKLNISPNISLKPWYRRWSLAILKYWLEQIKR from the coding sequence ATGTGTGGTATAGCAGGTATTCTCAGCATAACTCCTGACCATGAAAACCTAGAAACCAAAATTCACAGGATGCAAACTGCATTACAACACCGAGGACCAGATGATGCAGGTATTTATATTTCAACGGATAAACAAACAGCTTTAGCTCATACCCGACTGTCAATTATTGACCTCACTTCTGCTGGACATCAACCCATGTCCACCACAGATAACCGCTATTATATTACATTTAATGGAGAGATTTATAACTTTCCCCAACTGCGACAAAATCTCATTGCTCAAGGCGAAAACTTTCAGTCCCAAACCGATACAGAAGTAATTCTCAAACTTTACCAAAACTTTGGGGTAAACTGTGTTCATCATCTGCGAGGAATGTTCGCTTTCGCTATTTGGGATGATGTAGAAAAAACTTGTTTTTTAGCCCGTGATCCTTTAGGAATTAAACCCCTTTATTATTACCAGTCTGGTAATAGTTTAGTTTTCGCTTCTGAACTTAGAACAGTTTTAGCATCTGGTTTACCTGGGGTTAATCTATCTCCAGAGGGACTATATGGCTATTTAACTACTGGTTCAGTTCCAGAACCACACACTTTAATTGCTGATATTCATTGTTTAGCTGCGGGAAATTGGCTATATTGGCAAAATGGCAAGACTAGCAAAAAACAGTATTGGGAAATCAACCTGACTCCCGAAAACATTTCCCCACTAGAAGCTCAAGAAATCGTACATACTGCTTTAATAGATTCCATAAAACATCATTTTATTAGTGATGTCCCCGTGGGGATTTTTCTCAGTGGTGGTATTGACTCTACAACTGTTCTAGCTTTAGCCAGCCAAACCCAACAATCGCAATTATCTACATACTCCATAGCTTTTGCAGAATCACAGTGGAATGAAGGCGAATTAGCTCAAAAAATCGCTAATCACTTTGGTGCAAATCATACAGAATACCAAGTAACAGCATCCTTCGCCAAGAATATCTTACCAGATTTTCTCACAGCCATTGATCAGCCGAGTATTGATGGCTTTAATACATTTTGTGTCTCTAAAGTTGCCCATGAAAACGGAATGAAGGTAGTATTATCAGGGTTAGGTGGAGATGAAATCTTTGGTGGATACCAATCATTTCAAAAAGTTCCCCAAATGGTGGCTTGGGGGAACAAGTTACACACATTATCTTTCCTAAGTATGGGCTTAGGTGCTGGTTTAGCACATTGGGGAAATTCACCAAAAATGAAACGTTTGGGAGACTTTTTAAGTCACACCCCCAGCTTTGATGCTGCTTATCGTAGTTTTCGAGGAATCTTTTCTCACACAGAAGCTTGTCAAATTGTTAAAGAATTAACTGGTGAAAATTTTATAGACAGCAAAAACAATATTTTGCAAATCCCACCAGTAGACAATAAATATCCCACTCCAGAAGATACTGTAAGTTATTTAGAATTAAGCGGCTATATGCGTAATCAATTACTCCGAGATAGTGATGTGATGAGCATGAGTTGGGGTTTAGAATTAAGAGTTCCGTTAGTAGATCAATCTCTCATAGAAGCAGTATCACCAATTCCTAGTCATATCCGACTAGCTACTGGTAAAAAACTCTTGGTAGATGCTGTTGCTGAACTACCTGATTGGGTAGTAAATCGTCCCAAAAAAGGCTTTTCTTTTCCTTTTGAAAGTTGGATGGATAATGAATTTGGAGATTTTTTTCAAAATGTCGAGCAAAAGCTGAATATTTCGCCAAATATATCTCTCAAACCTTGGTATCGTCGCTGGAGTTTAGCAATCCTCAAATATTGGTTGGAGCAGATTAAAAGATGA